A stretch of Plesiomonas shigelloides DNA encodes these proteins:
- the ribE gene encoding 6,7-dimethyl-8-ribityllumazine synthase, whose amino-acid sequence MKVIEGSVAAPQARVAVVVARFNSFINESLLDGALDALKRIGQVADDNITLVRAPGAYELPLIARRLAKTGNYDAIIALGTVIRGGTAHFEYVAGECSKGLAQVMMESDIPVAFGVLTTETIEQAIDRAGTKAGNKGAEAALTALEMVNVLNAI is encoded by the coding sequence ATGAAGGTAATTGAAGGCTCTGTAGCCGCCCCGCAAGCACGTGTTGCCGTAGTTGTTGCACGTTTTAACAGCTTCATTAACGAAAGCCTGCTGGATGGTGCTCTGGATGCACTGAAGCGCATCGGTCAGGTTGCTGATGACAATATCACGTTGGTACGTGCACCGGGTGCATACGAGTTACCGCTGATTGCCCGTCGTCTGGCTAAAACCGGTAACTATGATGCGATTATCGCTCTGGGCACCGTGATCCGTGGCGGCACGGCACACTTTGAATATGTGGCCGGTGAGTGCAGCAAAGGTCTGGCTCAGGTCATGATGGAATCGGATATTCCGGTTGCCTTCGGCGTGCTGACGACTGAAACCATTGAACAAGCCATTGATCGTGCCGGTACTAAAGCCGGTAACAAGGGTGCAGAAGCTGCTCTGACTGCGCTGGAAATGGTTAACGTATTGAATGCAATTTGA